A window of the Lactuca sativa cultivar Salinas chromosome 5, Lsat_Salinas_v11, whole genome shotgun sequence genome harbors these coding sequences:
- the LOC111907354 gene encoding CASP-like protein 1 has translation MGSYDATSPPPATAGPPGKQSEPPPKHNGNSSPVVAVVGLRMFLFTTALVAIIVMVTSKQTKLIPVAPGVAIPLSAKLNYVPSLIYLVTALSVACLYSIVSSVISVLALMKPGGSSTKLQLHFVMIDALLLGILASATGAAIGVAYIGFKGNSHTRWNKVCNTYDSFCLRSAVSLILSLVSSITLLLLVWLSIHMLYKKTTRR, from the exons ATGGGATCTTATGACGCCACATCTCCTCCACCTGCCACTGCCGGACCACCAGGGAAACAGTCAGAACCACCACCAAAACACAATGGTAATTCAAGTCCAGTGGTCGCTGTTGTGGGTTTAAGGATGTTTCTATTCACCACAGCTTTGGTTGCAATCATTGTTATGGTCACTTCTAAACAAACCAAACTGATTCCAGTTGCCCCAGGCGTGGCAATACCATTGTCTGCAAAATTAAATTATGTCCCATCTCTCAT ATACTTGGTAACAGCGCTCTCAGTTGCTTGCTTATACAGCATCGTCTCAAGCGTGATATCCGTTTTGGCACTTATGAAGCCAGGAGGAAGCTCCACAAAACTGCAGCTTCATTTTGTGATGATTGATGCT TTGCTATTAGGGATTCTGGCTTCAGCAACAGGAGCAGCAATCGGAGTGGCATATATTGGATTCAAAGGGAACTCTCATACCAGATGGAACAAGGTGTGTAATACATATGATTCCTTCTGCCTACGCAGTGCTGTCTCTCTTATTCTATCACTCGTGTCCTCTATAACACTTCTACTACTGGTTTGGCTCTCCATTCACATGCTTTACAAGAAGACCACAAGGAGATAA